The bacterium genome includes the window TTTGTTGCCTCTTTTCTTATTGTATCATAATCAGCCCTTTTTAGTATATCCCTTTTTTTTGTAAGCTCTAAATTTCTCTTTTTTAGCTCTTCAATTTGCTTTGTATATTCATCGGCTTTTGTTTTAAGCCTCATCTGTTTTACATAAGAGGGAATAAGGGTAAAGCTTGCTATTAAAAGAATAATCCCAAAAACAACAAGCCGCTTCATTTTAAAAACATCCTCCATAAATACTGGAATTTCCCAATTCTTCTTCAATACGCAAAAGCTGATTGTATTTACAGCATCTCTCTGTCCTTGCCGGTGCTCCAGATTTTATCTGTCCTCCCTGCGTGGCAACGCAAAGGTCTGCAATAAAACTATCCTCTGTTTCTCCCGACCGATGTGATATTATAATCTTATACCCCCCTCTTTTTGCAAGCTCTATTGTATCTAAGGTCTCTGTCAGGCTTCCTATTTGATTAAGCTTTATAAGAATAGCATTAGCAATATTTCGCTCTATGCCCTTTTTAAGCCTCTTTGGGTTTGTGGTAAATATATCATCGCCCACAATTTGAATATTCTTTAATTTTTCTGTCATTTTCTCCCAAGCATCCCAATCTTCCTCAGAAAGGCCATCCTCAATTGAAATAATGGGGAATTGCCCGATAAGGCTTTGGTAATATTCTATAAGCTCATCACTTCCTAATCTTTGATTATCAATATGATATATCCCATCCCGATAAATCTCACTTGCTGCCACATCCAATCCAATTGATACCTCCTCTCCAGCTTTATAACCTCCCTTTTCTATTGCTTCAACAATTAAATTTAATGCCTCCTTGGTTGATGATAGGTCGGGTGCAAATCCACCTTCATCACCTACAGAGGTTGAATATCCCCTTTTGGAGATTATCTCCTTTAAGGTATGGTATATATTTACCGCCTTTTCAAAGGCGTTTCTAAATGTGTCTGCCTTATGGGGAATTATCATAAATTCTTGAACATCAAGCCTATTGTTTGCATGAGCTCCACCGTTTATGATATTTAAAAGAGGATAAGGAAGGATATGGGCATTTGAACCTCCGATGTATCTATAAAGGGGGAGTTTAAGGAATCCTGCACTAGCCCTTGCCACTGCCATAGAAACACCAAGGATTGCATTTGCTCCAAGGTTTTCCTTGTTTTCACTTCCATCAAGTTTAATGAGCAAAGAATCAATCTCCCTTTGGGATAGGGGATTTAATCCTAAAAGGCTTTCTTTAATCTTTGTATTTACATTGGAAACAGCCTTTAGAACGCCTTTTCCTTTAAGCCTCTCTCCTTTATCGCGCATCTCAAGTGCTTCAGATGTGNNNNNNNNNNCCTGCCCTTCCCATTGTTCCATCAGAAAGGACAACATCCACCTCAATGGTTGGATTTCCCCTTGAGTCAAAGACCTCTCTTGCTTTAACATCAGCAATCTTTACCACTTTAATCTACCCCCTTTCATTCCCCCTTTCTTCAAGGAAGGAGAATAAATCTTAAATTTCTACCTCCTTTATTTACATTTAATGTTACTTTTCTTGTAAAACATCTAGAAATTCTTGTATATCTTTGCTATAGATTTCTTTAAGTTTCATTGCATCTTCAAGAATCAATCTAACCTTTCTTTTATCCAGTTCATAAGAATAGGCGTGCCGAAAAAAGTGTCTGAAGGCTCTAAGGTTATCTAATAAAACATAGCTTTTCTGTGAGATAAAAGGCGGCCGAACCCCTTCAATGGAAATGGTCATTCTTTTAAGTAGTTCCAAATGGTATCTACTTTTATCAGAAATGTAATTTTCAAATGTATCAGCTATTATTTTGAATAAATCCTCAAAGGCACAATAGAGGTTGTGCAATTGATACCCAATGCTTTCTATTCCTGGCATTCCCTTTTTCCCTCTACGCTCTTCAAGTTTTATATATATATTTTCTATATCCCTTACTTGAGCCTTTACATCTGCCTTTAATATAGCTAATCTTCCCTTATCCATCTTATACCTTCCTTTTTCACTTTATTCTTAAGCCTATGGCCTTCCAATTGAACAATATCCACATCTACCCCAACCTCACTTGAGATAAAAGACATTGCCTTAAAAAAATTATAGTCTTTTAATCCCAAAAATCCAATGTCTATATCAGAATCTTTCATAAATCTTCCTTGTTTAACTATTGAACCAAAGAGATATGCCTCCTTAAATGGAATCTCTATAGATAATTTGTTCAACGCATTAAAAACCTTTTCTATCAACCGAACCCGTAAATCCTCTCCTTTCTTCTTCTTGTCTTCAATGGTTGCATCTAAGAAATAGGTTGAAAATTTTGTCTTCATAAACAATTATTCCCTATGTTTAGGTATCCTAAATGGCTTCGCTTTCCCTTCGTATTCCAAAATCCTAAATAAATCTGCTCTAGGCTCTTGGCTCAAACTCTGACCCTTCAGCCTTGAGCTATTCTGTTTAGAATTTTGTGCGTTGGGATTATCCCGAATCCTTAAATCCTTAAATCCCGATTTTTCCCTTTAACTCCACAAAGAAACTCATAGCCAGAGATAGGCCTTTTCCCACTTTTTTGAACCAAATCAAGGACAATTGAGCCTTTGCCACAACCTATAATTAACCCTTTATCCTTTTTTCCCAGTATTTTTAAAGGCTCTCCCTCAATCTCAGAGAGCCTTGCCTTTAATACCTTTATCCTTTCATTATAAAGTCTCATCCAAACACCAGGGTCCTTTGGAACACCCCTTATAAGGTTAAAAATCTTCCTATTTTCCTCTTTAAAATCAAGCTCAATAGCCTCTTTTATCTTTGGAGCAAATGTGGGAATGCCCTCCTGTTTTTTCCTTCCTGCCTTTCCTTCTTCAATCAAAGAAATTACATCCCTTAGGGCATCTTTTCCTATTTCAGAAAGCCTTAAAGATAGGCTTTCATAATCATCAATTTCTGAAATATCAATTTCTCTTTGGAGAATTATATCGCCTCCATCCATTGTCTCATCCATCCAGAATATGGTTACACCAGTTTTCTCCTCTTGGTTTATCAAAGCCCAGCTAATTGGAGATGCTCCCCGATATTTTGGAAGCAAGGATGGATGGAGGTTTATCGCCTTATAGTTTGAAATTATCTCCTTTGGTAATATCTTGCCATAAGCAACAACCACAATTAGATCAAAAGAGATTTGTGAAATAATAGGAAGAATGTCATCAGTTTGAAAAACCCTTATTCCAAGAGATTCTGCGATGAGCTTTAAAGGATTTGGAAAGATTTTAAGGCCCCTTCCCTTTGGCTTATCTGGCTTTGTTATTAGGCTAATATTGTGTTTCTTCTCAAAAAGCCCCTTTAAAGGCAAAATTGCAAAATCTGATGTTGCTAAAAAAAGGATGTTCATTTTTTATCAAGCTCTAAAAGAAGCTCAGAAATTGTCTTCTTATGTATGGGATGAATAAAATCCTCTGCTATTTCTTGAAGACAAACAAGGGCAAATTTTCTATTTATAAGCTTCTTATGAGGAATAACAAGGTCTTTCTCGTTAATTACAAGCTCTCCATAGAGGAGGATGTCAATATCGATTATCCTTGGGCCATATTTTTTTGCCCTTTTTCTTCCTATCGTTTTCTCAATTTCTTTAAGCTTTAAAAGAAGATTTTGGGGTGAAAGGTTTGTCTCAATCTTTATCGCACAATTTAAAAAAAATGGTTGGTCTTTATATCCCCAGGGTTCTGTCTCATAAATTCTTGATGTTTTAATTATGGATGCTATTTTATCAATAAAGGATAGGGCATTTTCAATATTTTTAGACCTATCTCCAATATTTGAACCCAAAAGAAGAAACGCATTGACTTTGGGATTCGGGATTTTTGCTTTTTCATTCCGCATTCTAAATTCCCCATTCCGCATTTCATTCATTCTATTATTCCACCCCCAAGAACAACATCTCCCTCATAAAACACAACAGATTGGCCAGGGGTAATGGCAAATTGGGGCTTTTCAAATTTTACCGCTAGCCTACCCTTCTCAATTTTTCTCACAATTGCTGGTTCGTCCTGGCTTCTATACCTTATTTTGCAAGATACATTTCTGGGTTCTTCTATATCAACAAAAAGATTTATATCCCCTAAGTTTAATTCGTCTTTATAAAGCCCTTCCCTTTCTCCTACAATAATTGCATTTTTCTCTTTATCTATCCTGATTACATAGAGGGGCTTCCTTGCTGAAATGCCTATTTTTTCCCTCTGTCCAATGGTAAAAAAATGAAATTCCAGGATGGCTTCCTAAAACATTCCCCAATTTATCCAAAATAGGGCCTTCTTTTACTAAATCGGGGTGTTTTTCCAAAAGGTATTTTTTATAATCATTATTAGGGATAAAGCATATCTCGCTGCTCTCTTTTTTTATGGGAAATCCCAATTTCTTTGCAATTTTTATTACCCCATCCTTTGTCCTGCATCCAAGTGGCATTAGAATATGCTTAAGATATTCCCTTTTTATTGGATAGAGAAAATATGATTGGTCTTTTTTTAAATCAATCCCTTTCTTAAGCCTTCCCTTTTCTATCCTTGCATAATGGCCTGCGGCAATATATTCTACATCCAATTCTTGTGCTTTTTTTAAGAGAAAATTAAATTTTATGTATTTATTGCACATTATACAGGGATTTGGCGTTATCCCATTTTTATAACATGCTACAAATTTATCAATTACCATTTTTTTAAAGCTATCCTTAATGTCTATTGAATAATGAGGGATTCCCAATTTAGCGGCTATATTTTTTACATCATTTATTTTGCAACACCTATTTTCATCTTCCTCCATCTTAAATGTTATCCCAATAACATTATACCCTTTTTCCTTAAGCAAATAGGCACAAACAGAGGAATCGATACCACCGCTCATTCCCACAAGAACGCTTTTCATATCGGTTTTACAACCTTTGCCTTTATCCTAAGATAAAGCAGGGCTTTTCTTACCCTTTCTGCATCCTTTCTTTTGTTAAAAATCCCAAATAATGTAGGGCCTGAACCTGACATCAAGGCATTTAAGGCACCCCCTTTTATAAGATATTCCTTCATTTTTCCAATCTCTGGATATTTTCTTATGGTTACAGATTCAAGACAATTATGTAAATTCTTTGCAATCCCAAAAATATCCCCATTTTTTATTGCCAAAATCATCTTCTCTATTCCGCATTCCGCACTCCGCACTCCGCACTCCCCACTCCCCATTCCCCATTCTTGATATACCTCCCTTGTGGATACCTTAAATGGAAAAACAACAAGGAGAAAAAAACAATCCGGGATTAAGGGAAGCTTTATAAGTTTTTCTCCCTTTCCTTCTCCTAAACATGTTCCCTTCTCAAGGAAAAAGCAAACATCGGCTCCAAGCCTTTCCCCTATTTTTTTTAATTCATCTAAAGAGAGGGAAAGCCCCCAAAATCTATTTAAAGCAAGGAGGCATTCTGCACAATTTGATGAACCTCCACCCATGCCAGCAGATATGGGAATATGCTTTTTAATTACAATTTTTGCCCCCTTTTTGCCACCTGTATATTCAAGTAAAGAAAGGGCTGCTTTATGGACAAGATTTTCTTTTTCTAAAATAGGAGGGCAAAAAACACTTAATGCAGGGGCTGGAAATATCTTTATCTTGTCGAAGAGACTTATTGTCTGGAATATTGTTTTTATATTATGGAAGCCATCATTTCTTTTTCCTTCTACTACTAAAGAAAGGTTTATCTTGGCAGGGGATTCTACTTCCACTTATTGCGTTTTGATCTTTGCATTTTTTTGTTTTGCTTGCTCTCTAAAATCTCAGAAAGTGTAAATCCACCCTTTCTTTGGCTTCTAAGGAATCTTTCTACCTGGTTATCTTCTTTTATGCCTTTTAAGCTCAATGTCATCTTTTGTTTTTCTGGATTAAGCTCTATTACCCTTACCTCTATCTCCTGACCTTCACTTAATGCCTCCTTATCCATCTCCCTCTTTGGAAGAAATCCCTCAACATCATCAATGGTTACAAAGGCATAGTTTGGTGTTATCTTTGATACCCTTCCAGAAACTACAGAACCAATATCTAATCTATTCCTTATGGTCTCCCAGGGTGAAGGGAGTGCATCCTTAAGGCTTAATGAAACCCTGTGATTTTCTTTATCAACCTTTATCACAACAAGAGGAACTACTTCACTTTTCTTTAAAACATCTTTGGGGTGCTTTATATTTCTGTAGGAAAGCTCAGAGAGAGGGATAAGGCCCTGAATCCCTCCAATATCAACAAAAGCACCAAAATCTGTAAGCTTTACAACCTTTCCAGAAACAATTTTCCCATTTTCCAACTCATTGATAAGCCTTTCCCTCCTTTTCCTTTTCTCATCCTCCTCTACCTTTCTCAAAGAAAGGACGACATCCTTTTTTTTCCTATCAAATTCAAGAATCTTAAGTCTAACCTCTTTCCCAACATATGATTCAAGATTCCTTACAGGTTCTTTCTTTATATGGGAAATGGGAATAAATCCAGGGATACCAAGGTCAACTACCAATCCCCCCTTTACTTGAGAAGAAATCATCCCAGAAATAACCTCATCCTTAGAAAACGCATTTTGAATTCTATCTAAGGCCTTTTTAAGGTCTGCCCTCTTTTTTGAAAGGATAAAATTTCCATTATTATTGGATAAAACAATTACCTCTATTTCATCCCCTATTTGGACAATATCATCAGGGCTTTTAAACTCCTTTAAAGATAATTCATTAAATGGAATTATTCCCTCCTCTTTTAGCCCAATAGAAATAAGGATGCCCTCATTGCTTTTTCCAACCACGACCCCTTTTGTAACAATTCCTGGATTTATCTTTGGAAAATTCTTTTCATAGAACAATGCCTTTTCTAGTTTTTCTTTTTT containing:
- a CDS encoding septum formation initiator family protein codes for the protein MKRLVVFGIILLIASFTLIPSYVKQMRLKTKADEYTKQIEELKKRNLELTKKRDILKRADYDTIRKEATKLGLIKERERIIRFYKK
- the eno gene encoding phosphopyruvate hydratase encodes the protein TSEALEMRDKGERLKGKGVLKAVSNVNTKIKESLLGLNPLSQREIDSLLIKLDGSENKENLGANAILGVSMAVARASAGFLKLPLYRYIGGSNAHILPYPLLNIINGGAHANNRLDVQEFMIIPHKADTFRNAFEKAVNIYHTLKEIISKRGYSTSVGDEGGFAPDLSSTKEALNLIVEAIEKGGYKAGEEVSIGLDVAASEIYRDGIYHIDNQRLGSDELIEYYQSLIGQFPIISIEDGLSEEDWDAWEKMTEKLKNIQIVGDDIFTTNPKRLKKGIERNIANAILIKLNQIGSLTETLDTIELAKRGGYKIIISHRSGETEDSFIADLCVATQGGQIKSGAPARTERCCKYNQLLRIEEELGNSSIYGGCF
- a CDS encoding nucleotidyltransferase domain-containing protein, producing MKTKFSTYFLDATIEDKKKKGEDLRVRLIEKVFNALNKLSIEIPFKEAYLFGSIVKQGRFMKDSDIDIGFLGLKDYNFFKAMSFISSEVGVDVDIVQLEGHRLKNKVKKEGIRWIRED
- the fmt gene encoding methionyl-tRNA formyltransferase, which encodes MNILFLATSDFAILPLKGLFEKKHNISLITKPDKPKGRGLKIFPNPLKLIAESLGIRVFQTDDILPIISQISFDLIVVVAYGKILPKEIISNYKAINLHPSLLPKYRGASPISWALINQEEKTGVTIFWMDETMDGGDIILQREIDISEIDDYESLSLRLSEIGKDALRDVISLIEEGKAGRKKQEGIPTFAPKIKEAIELDFKEENRKIFNLIRGVPKDPGVWMRLYNERIKVLKARLSEIEGEPLKILGKKDKGLIIGCGKGSIVLDLVQKSGKRPISGYEFLCGVKGKNRDLRI
- the folK gene encoding 2-amino-4-hydroxy-6-hydroxymethyldihydropteridine diphosphokinase — its product is MNEMRNGEFRMRNEKAKIPNPKVNAFLLLGSNIGDRSKNIENALSFIDKIASIIKTSRIYETEPWGYKDQPFFLNCAIKIETNLSPQNLLLKLKEIEKTIGRKRAKKYGPRIIDIDILLYGELVINEKDLVIPHKKLINRKFALVCLQEIAEDFIHPIHKKTISELLLELDKK
- the ispE gene encoding 4-(cytidine 5'-diphospho)-2-C-methyl-D-erythritol kinase; protein product: MEVESPAKINLSLVVEGKRNDGFHNIKTIFQTISLFDKIKIFPAPALSVFCPPILEKENLVHKAALSLLEYTGGKKGAKIVIKKHIPISAGMGGGSSNCAECLLALNRFWGLSLSLDELKKIGERLGADVCFFLEKGTCLGEGKGEKLIKLPLIPDCFFLLVVFPFKVSTREVYQEWGMGSGECGVRSAECGIEKMILAIKNGDIFGIAKNLHNCLESVTIRKYPEIGKMKEYLIKGGALNALMSGSGPTLFGIFNKRKDAERVRKALLYLRIKAKVVKPI
- a CDS encoding S1 RNA-binding domain-containing protein, yielding MENDIIKRAIREVETKIGKESDKAKKEKLEKALFYEKNFPKINPGIVTKGVVVGKSNEGILISIGLKEEGIIPFNELSLKEFKSPDDIVQIGDEIEVIVLSNNNGNFILSKKRADLKKALDRIQNAFSKDEVISGMISSQVKGGLVVDLGIPGFIPISHIKKEPVRNLESYVGKEVRLKILEFDRKKKDVVLSLRKVEEDEKRKRRERLINELENGKIVSGKVVKLTDFGAFVDIGGIQGLIPLSELSYRNIKHPKDVLKKSEVVPLVVIKVDKENHRVSLSLKDALPSPWETIRNRLDIGSVVSGRVSKITPNYAFVTIDDVEGFLPKREMDKEALSEGQEIEVRVIELNPEKQKMTLSLKGIKEDNQVERFLRSQRKGGFTLSEILESKQNKKMQRSKRNKWK